A genomic segment from Leopardus geoffroyi isolate Oge1 chromosome A2, O.geoffroyi_Oge1_pat1.0, whole genome shotgun sequence encodes:
- the USHBP1 gene encoding Usher syndrome type-1C protein-binding protein 1, whose amino-acid sequence MSSRATRPRSRRGRHAPPGELDPVAESSEEAEAAGGSSEPGPVSSQESCKPKLPGPEAEARGQGLGGRPSKEAEENSNRGPAPSLKGPHGPAEEGHQATDVAPRPGELVPPRPGASDVFQILQHALSSLEAAAAAWHRRPPSCPGPVEAEDRSEAGPKPCLEEERAGACQREAARLAERNAWLRLALGSREEELIRVQASMQAIQAEKETLQREVQELQDSLMRLEPFPLPSRGQAGGSGSGSSSSGVDEEPWGTQDPFSLAHPLLRRLRGDSSTQTFGPLRTQPLAPEVRVMESQTEQLQGSIEKLKCFNHLLSAVLQGYKGRCEALSMQLGQREAEATALRLALQYSEHCEEAYGVLLTLREADPGAREEAPVRDLEVAEKEAQRLLAHEEAAMDGGAPRNPQPSPEGSSVDRPTPQELATQLWGYVQRLQERRALVKIPPEPGPTLAPMPTVPHAEAMVQVILGTQPGPVLPRLEKMQIQRDLAATRETLAELMLRLQLMRREKRGLELKEAALRAQGPAHVLLLEQLRWEQAQLRTGGANSSGGDSSGGGSSGDEEESSQGPPAVLGGSRGIDGGQADKAQGPEILAQELAASLHRALSLREQLQTLREELEQVAQKGRARRAQSAELNNDLCKAHSALVLAFRGAHRKQEEQRRKLEQQVALMEVRQAEELEVLEATVRALGRPRPSCPPPRLGETFL is encoded by the exons ATGAGTTCCCGGGCCACACGACCCCGAAGCCGGCGAGGGAGGCACGCTCCACCT GGGGAGCTGGATCCTGTGGCAGAGAGTTCAGAGGAGGCCGAGGCAGCCGGCGGGAGTTCTGAGCCGGGCCCTGTGTCATCTCAGGAGAGCTGCAAACCAAAGCTGCCGGGGCCAGAGGCAGAAGCCAGGGGTCAGGGCTTGGGGGGCAG GCCCAGCAAAGAGGCTGAAGAGAACTCTAACAGAGGACCGGCCCCATCTCTCAAGGGACCCCATGGGCCTGCAGAGGAAGGCCACCAGGCCACAGATGTAGCCCCACGGCCCGGGGAGCTGGTCCCCCCCAGGCCTGGAGCCTCTGATGTGTTTCAGATTCTCCAGCATGCCCTGAGCTCGCTGGAGGCTGCTGCTGCGGCCTGGCACCGCCGGCCCCCAAGCTGTCCTGGGCCTGtggaggcagaggacagaagtGAGGCAGGACCAAAGCCCTGcttggaggaggagagggcaggggcttGCCAGAGGGAGGCAGCCCGCCTGGCAGAGAGGAACGCCTGGCTGCGATTGGCCCTGGGCAGCCGAGAAGAGGAGCTGATTCGCGTGCAGGCCTCCATGCAGGCCATCCAGGCTGAAAAGGAGACGTTgcagagggag gtcCAGGAGCTCCAGGATTCCCTGATGAGGCTGGAGCCCTTTCCACTTCCCTCCCGTGGCCAAGCAGGTGGCTCGGGCAGTGGCTCCAGCAGTTCTGGGGTAGATGAAGAGCCCTGGGGGACTCAG GACCCCTTCTCCCTGGCTCACCCCCTGCTCCGGCGCCTCCGGGGTGATTCCAGCACTCAGACGTTTGGGCCTCTCCGCACTCAACCCCTCGCCCCCGAGGTGCGCGTCATGGAAAGCCAGACGGAACAGCTCCAGGG GAGCATCGAGAAGCTCAAGTGTTTCAACCATCTGCTGTCAGCTGTGCTGCAGGGGTACAAGGGCCGGTGTGAAGCCCTCAGCATGCAGCTGGGCCAGCGGGAGGCTGAAGCCACAGCCCTGCGTCTGGCCTTGCAGTACAG TGAACACTGTGAGGAGGCGTATGGAGTCCTGCTCACTCTCCGGGAGGCAGATCCGGGAGCAAGAGAGGAAGCCCCTGTGAGGGACCTGGAGGTGGCTGAGAAGGAGGCTCAGAGGCTGCTGGCACACGAGGAGGCTGCCATGGATGGAGGGGCACCACGGAATCCACAGCCAAG CCCCGAGGGCAGCAGTGTGGATCGGCCCACACCACAGGAGCTGGCTACCCAGCTCTGGGGCTATGTCCAGCGTCTCCAGGAGCGCCGTGCTCTGGTGAAGATTCCCCCAGAGCCCGGCCCAACCTTGGCACCCATGCCCACTGTGCCCCATGCGGAGGCCATGGTGCAGGTCATTCTGGGGACCCAGCCTGGCCCAGTCCTACCCCGGTTGGAGAAGATGCAGATCCAGCGGGACCTGGCGGCCACACGG GAGACTCTGGCAGAACTGATGCTGCGGCTACAGTTGATGAGGCGGGAGAAGCGGGGTCTGGAGCTGAAGGAGGCTGCCCTCcgggcccagggcccagcccatGTGCTCCTGCTAGAGCAGCTGCGGTGGGAACAGGCACAGCTCCGGACCGGTGGGGCCAACAGTAGTGGTGGGGACAGCAGTGGAGGCGGGAGCAGTGGAGACGAAGAGGAGTCGTCTCAG GGCCCTCCAGCCGTTCTTGGTGGCAGCAGGGGCATTGATGGAGGCCAGGCGGATAAAGCGCAGGGCCCGGAGATTCTAGCCCAGGAACTAGCAGCGTCACTTCACCG GGCCCTGAGCCTGCGGGAGCAGCTGCAGACTCTGCGGGAGGAACTGGAACAGGTGGCTCAGAAGGGGCGAGCCAGACGTGCTCAGAGTGCCGAGCTGAACAACGATTTATGCAAGGCTCACAG TGCCCTGGTCCTGGCCTTCCGAGGTGCCCACCGGAAGCAGGAAGAGCAACGGAGGAAGCTGGAACAGCAGGTGGCACTGATGGAGGTTCGACAGGCAGAGGAATTGGAAGTGCTAGAAGCCACCGTAAGGGCGCTGGGGAGGCCCAGACCGTCTTGTCCACCTCCCCGGCTGGGAGAGACCTTTCTGTAG